In the Thalassoglobus sp. JC818 genome, one interval contains:
- a CDS encoding ubiquitin-conjugating enzyme E2, which produces MSTVRHRRLLADYEAIQQYVNRHSNLQLVEVEGDPPELYRISYLLNSLARVDGEIVPVDRQIVEISLSRNYPRVPPKCRILTPIFHPNVKGDTLHVDLRWNEHGSLLSVVTCVGQLLQFRELSETNAVNTEAVDWLKSNPQGIPTDSVSFSLDDEPVSETETTEASSKKTARDFPKPQAETTPSMNTLSEHDYPDVIRVECPACRASYKVRQNALGKFVRCKRCQNVFQLRAHPQVED; this is translated from the coding sequence ATGAGTACTGTTCGACATCGGAGGCTGCTCGCTGATTACGAGGCGATCCAACAGTACGTCAACCGTCACTCCAATCTCCAATTGGTAGAGGTTGAAGGCGACCCACCCGAGCTCTACAGGATTTCCTATCTCCTCAACAGTTTGGCCCGTGTCGATGGAGAAATTGTTCCCGTCGATCGACAGATCGTGGAGATTTCGCTTTCGAGAAACTACCCGCGAGTTCCTCCAAAGTGCCGCATTTTGACACCCATTTTTCATCCGAACGTCAAAGGTGACACACTTCACGTCGATCTTCGTTGGAATGAACACGGAAGTCTTTTGTCAGTCGTGACATGCGTTGGCCAGCTGCTCCAGTTTCGTGAACTTAGCGAGACGAATGCAGTCAATACCGAAGCAGTTGACTGGTTGAAGTCGAATCCGCAGGGAATCCCCACGGATTCGGTGTCGTTTTCACTCGACGATGAGCCTGTTAGCGAAACGGAAACAACCGAAGCGAGCAGTAAGAAAACTGCGAGGGACTTCCCGAAACCGCAGGCCGAAACGACTCCTTCGATGAACACGCTGTCAGAGCACGACTATCCTGACGTGATCAGAGTCGAGTGTCCCGCCTGCCGTGCATCTTACAAAGTCCGGCAGAACGCACTCGGAAAGTTCGTACGCTGCAAACGCTGCCAGAATGTCTTTCAGCTTCGCGCTCACCCTCAGGTCGAAGACTAG
- a CDS encoding DUF1552 domain-containing protein, translating into MTSRKVSRRTVLKGVGSVVIGLPMLEEMIAPVSAHAASTAEAPIRAFNVFFGLGIPAPLQTEGFDGVLEPLKPLSDKLLIMRNVDQVRCDQSGINAHFDGASGAFTATPPNGEAKAGGASIDQIVRATHYQQGLPKGMVPSLVAGTFFRRSRVSRYVHSYNEDGTVAATIQEKPRDLFERVFGTISIGDDTKDAARMRLKRSVLDSVVDQYKYYSSQNSPLGSASRTRVRDHLDRIREYEQRAYELAAISQDAPPLPPRSEIAHGGKADPGGEGIDMTLEALTREWRLLADLYALSIQCDRARFGAITFLAAGERLRMTGDYTYDGQHRYTFNDSNELKASGSKGCSHEWWHKFDEKKKNEQLRAHAHMKMREVAYFLQKLDDKDSIDANGKSILENSMITISTESGDGRHNNVKRELSGVFHAITGANGRFKTGEIMDVGAEGIDVYNSMLEAMGSEKHLGPVARERLAVDKIRA; encoded by the coding sequence ATGACCAGCAGAAAAGTCAGCAGAAGAACTGTCCTGAAAGGTGTGGGGTCCGTCGTTATCGGTCTGCCCATGCTCGAAGAGATGATCGCCCCGGTGTCGGCTCACGCAGCTTCGACGGCGGAAGCTCCGATTCGAGCCTTCAACGTTTTCTTCGGTCTCGGCATTCCGGCACCTCTTCAAACGGAAGGGTTTGACGGAGTTCTCGAACCACTCAAGCCGTTGTCCGACAAGCTTCTGATCATGCGCAACGTCGATCAGGTTCGTTGCGATCAGTCGGGGATCAACGCTCACTTCGATGGAGCTTCCGGAGCCTTCACCGCGACACCGCCGAATGGAGAAGCCAAAGCAGGCGGAGCCTCGATCGATCAAATCGTGCGGGCGACTCACTATCAACAAGGCCTTCCGAAGGGCATGGTCCCGTCGCTGGTTGCGGGCACGTTTTTTCGGCGCAGCCGCGTCAGTCGGTACGTTCACAGCTACAACGAAGACGGAACCGTCGCTGCGACAATTCAGGAAAAGCCTCGCGATCTGTTCGAACGAGTTTTCGGAACGATCTCCATCGGTGACGACACCAAAGACGCAGCCCGCATGCGATTGAAACGGAGCGTACTCGATTCCGTCGTCGATCAGTACAAGTACTATTCGAGCCAAAATTCACCGCTGGGTTCAGCCTCCAGAACTCGCGTGAGAGATCACCTCGACAGAATTCGTGAATATGAGCAGAGAGCTTACGAACTCGCTGCGATCTCTCAAGATGCTCCGCCGCTGCCGCCGCGCTCGGAAATTGCCCACGGTGGAAAAGCTGATCCCGGCGGAGAGGGCATCGACATGACTCTCGAAGCTTTGACGAGAGAATGGCGTCTGCTCGCGGATTTGTACGCACTCTCCATTCAGTGCGACCGCGCCAGATTCGGAGCCATCACATTTCTGGCTGCGGGCGAACGTTTGCGCATGACCGGCGACTACACTTACGATGGCCAGCATCGATACACCTTCAACGACTCGAACGAATTGAAGGCGTCGGGATCAAAAGGTTGTAGCCATGAGTGGTGGCACAAGTTCGATGAGAAGAAGAAGAACGAACAACTTCGCGCTCATGCTCACATGAAGATGCGCGAAGTTGCTTACTTCCTTCAGAAACTCGACGACAAAGACTCGATTGATGCAAATGGAAAATCGATTCTTGAGAACTCGATGATCACGATCTCGACCGAATCGGGTGATGGTCGTCACAACAACGTGAAGCGTGAATTGTCCGGAGTCTTTCACGCGATCACCGGGGCCAATGGTCGCTTCAAGACCGGGGAGATTATGGACGTCGGAGCAGAAGGGATCGACGTTTACAACTCGATGCTGGAAGCAATGGGATCTGAGAAGCATCTCGGACCAGTTGCTCGAGAACGACTGGCAGTGGACAAAATTCGCGCCTGA
- a CDS encoding DUF1592 domain-containing protein, producing MRVIHSRIGQLLTCVTIFVGAISGEGIANDQAVASQAESELRVSRGLELLFDFRPSEDGLLTNRVQAVSGIDSEFHVPETVQQVDGAIIFHRPTALVIEGGNKQLASTFQRTNGLTIEAWIRPENTKQSGPARIFSFSRDSSNRNFTLGQDGDKFDVRLRSTQTSSNGLPSVSSKSGTASTNLTHVVFTRNRSGKARLYVDGKLNVEKEIGGAFTNWDESYRLILGDEHGGGRQWLGGLHLVALYSRALSDHEVELNFRADPDASSSMTDSHAEVDERALFFERKIAPLLAHHCLECHDAAKSEGGLDLSRKSAALGGGDSGLAIVSNDLHKSLLWERVKNDEMPEDRPPLNEEQKQHLKEWINSGAVFSLDVIDPVIFAHSAGESQHWVRRLTQSEYIASVRVATGVDISDVAGQVLPKDFRADGFSNTAYNLTVDLKHVEAYANLAEEVVSRMDVVQFADQFAKNHLLIDDNMREFISRMGKWVLRGPLDEEEVAVYRGITTTVASAGGDFDDAASFVLEAMLQSPRFLYRIENQRGNGRALPVDRYELANRISYTIWGSPPDQKLFDAAESGALFDPEELDRQINRMLADPKAVSRSQEFVSEWLNLGRLQNLQPNPEKFPDWDPAIADDMQAETLKFFKEIVWEQNRPLADLLNAQVTFLTPELARHYGMAHDGDAPLSKRDLSDVPERGGLLTQGSILTIGGDNASMVTRGLFVLHDLLRGIVKDPPPCVDTTPVPTREGLTQRGIALERISNHACGGCHQRFEPLAFGLEKFDGLGTFHQNDEYGNPLREDGEFLIPGHSESVEYATSAELMDLLAQSERVKESLTWKLVQFSLGRPLTAADAKTVQSIHSTAMSQGGTYQSTVHALIKSDLIQLTQTEADE from the coding sequence ATGAGAGTGATTCACTCCAGAATTGGGCAATTGTTGACATGTGTGACGATCTTCGTCGGGGCAATCAGCGGCGAAGGAATCGCTAATGATCAAGCTGTTGCGAGCCAAGCAGAAAGTGAGCTTCGTGTTTCGCGTGGCCTCGAACTCCTCTTCGATTTTCGTCCGTCAGAAGATGGGTTACTGACCAATCGCGTGCAGGCTGTCAGTGGGATCGACTCTGAATTTCACGTCCCGGAAACTGTTCAGCAAGTGGACGGCGCGATTATCTTTCATCGACCAACCGCATTGGTCATTGAAGGCGGAAACAAACAACTCGCGAGCACGTTTCAACGAACGAATGGGCTGACCATTGAAGCCTGGATTCGTCCCGAAAACACCAAGCAGTCCGGACCCGCGAGGATCTTTTCTTTCTCGCGAGACTCCAGCAATCGCAATTTCACGCTTGGACAGGATGGGGACAAGTTCGATGTTCGCTTGCGATCAACGCAAACGAGCTCAAACGGATTGCCGTCTGTTTCATCCAAATCCGGGACAGCGTCAACCAACTTGACTCATGTCGTCTTCACACGAAACCGCTCCGGGAAAGCCCGACTTTACGTCGACGGAAAATTGAACGTTGAAAAGGAAATCGGCGGAGCGTTCACGAATTGGGATGAGTCGTACCGGTTAATCCTTGGTGATGAACATGGCGGCGGCCGACAATGGCTGGGTGGACTGCACTTGGTCGCACTTTACAGTCGAGCGCTGTCAGATCACGAAGTCGAACTCAACTTCCGTGCTGATCCGGATGCTTCGTCATCCATGACTGATTCACACGCTGAAGTTGACGAACGTGCCCTCTTTTTCGAAAGGAAAATTGCTCCCCTTCTCGCACATCATTGCCTGGAGTGTCACGATGCTGCCAAGAGTGAAGGAGGGCTCGATCTCTCGCGAAAATCGGCTGCTCTGGGCGGAGGAGATTCGGGACTGGCGATTGTCTCCAATGACCTGCACAAAAGTCTTCTTTGGGAACGCGTCAAAAACGACGAGATGCCGGAAGACCGACCGCCGCTCAACGAAGAACAAAAGCAACACCTGAAAGAGTGGATCAACAGCGGCGCTGTCTTCTCACTGGACGTCATCGACCCGGTGATCTTTGCACATTCAGCTGGCGAATCCCAGCACTGGGTTCGGCGACTGACTCAATCCGAATACATCGCCTCAGTGCGAGTTGCGACCGGAGTCGACATCTCAGACGTCGCTGGGCAAGTCCTTCCGAAAGACTTTCGTGCGGATGGATTTTCGAACACCGCTTACAACCTGACTGTCGACCTCAAACATGTTGAGGCTTACGCGAACCTTGCGGAAGAAGTCGTCTCGAGAATGGATGTGGTTCAGTTTGCGGATCAGTTTGCGAAGAATCATCTCCTGATTGATGACAACATGCGTGAGTTCATTTCACGGATGGGCAAATGGGTGTTGCGCGGACCGCTCGACGAAGAAGAAGTTGCTGTCTATCGAGGTATTACGACCACCGTCGCCAGTGCCGGCGGAGACTTCGATGATGCTGCCTCTTTCGTGCTGGAAGCAATGCTTCAGTCTCCGCGATTCCTTTACCGTATCGAAAACCAACGCGGGAACGGACGAGCGCTGCCGGTTGACAGGTACGAACTCGCCAACCGCATCAGTTACACAATTTGGGGATCTCCGCCGGATCAGAAACTCTTCGACGCTGCGGAATCGGGAGCGTTGTTCGATCCAGAAGAACTCGATCGACAAATCAATCGCATGCTCGCTGACCCTAAAGCAGTTTCGCGTTCCCAAGAGTTCGTTTCAGAATGGCTGAATCTCGGACGACTGCAAAACCTGCAACCGAATCCAGAAAAGTTCCCCGACTGGGACCCGGCCATCGCTGACGACATGCAGGCGGAAACGCTGAAATTCTTCAAAGAAATCGTTTGGGAACAAAACCGGCCACTTGCGGACCTGCTCAACGCACAAGTGACATTCTTGACACCCGAGCTGGCACGTCACTACGGAATGGCGCACGACGGTGACGCCCCCCTATCAAAGCGTGATTTGTCAGACGTTCCTGAACGTGGCGGATTGCTAACTCAGGGAAGCATCCTCACGATCGGGGGAGATAATGCGTCAATGGTGACTCGCGGGCTGTTTGTGCTTCACGACTTGCTACGCGGAATTGTGAAAGATCCGCCGCCATGTGTCGATACGACGCCGGTTCCGACTCGAGAGGGACTGACGCAGCGCGGAATCGCTCTCGAAAGAATCTCAAACCATGCGTGCGGCGGATGCCATCAGCGTTTTGAACCACTCGCTTTCGGACTTGAAAAGTTCGACGGGCTGGGGACATTCCATCAGAACGATGAATACGGCAATCCATTGCGGGAAGATGGCGAGTTTCTCATTCCGGGACACAGCGAATCCGTTGAGTACGCAACTTCTGCAGAATTAATGGACCTGCTCGCACAGAGCGAACGAGTCAAAGAAAGCCTGACTTGGAAGCTGGTCCAGTTCTCGCTGGGCCGTCCTCTGACTGCAGCAGACGCCAAAACGGTGCAGTCCATTCATAGCACAGCCATGTCTCAAGGCGGAACATATCAATCGACAGTGCATGCACTGATCAAGAGTGATCTCATCCAACTGACTCAAACCGAGGCCGACGAATGA
- a CDS encoding FAD-dependent oxidoreductase, with amino-acid sequence MSDTKHTKTILLLGVGHTHAHIVRNWKRNPIPQTKLVCVSNFPTTVYSGMLPGVLAGQFPLRAAEIDLQRLCDWAGVELVIGNVTHRSGRQLILADGTTIAFDVLSVGIGSIPSTRGIEIAHPACLSIKPMQDFTKRFGERLDRLRFQNRSEPIKVSIIGGGMAGCEIALCLQARLSQTATEIPFELKLIHDAENILQSEPSRFRRRVSKELKSRNIHLTTGHRVREISIGALHLEDGSTIPNDLAILASGAAPPPLLSQLELPRDDNGFLLTDDSLQSTSGEPVFAVGDSGSIQHKSVPKAGVYAVRQGPILWDNLQRLMDGKTPKKFEPQENFLKLMNFGNRSAAGVWRGFSFQGAWALHLKNWIDRSFVQKYQPSDKS; translated from the coding sequence ATGTCCGACACAAAGCACACGAAGACGATTCTTCTGCTGGGTGTCGGACATACTCATGCGCACATTGTCAGAAACTGGAAACGCAATCCAATTCCTCAAACGAAACTCGTCTGCGTCTCCAACTTTCCAACGACGGTTTACTCCGGAATGCTCCCGGGTGTGTTGGCTGGACAGTTTCCGCTTCGAGCTGCGGAGATCGATCTTCAGCGTCTTTGCGACTGGGCTGGAGTGGAACTGGTCATCGGGAACGTCACACATCGCAGCGGTCGCCAGCTCATCCTTGCTGATGGAACGACGATCGCCTTCGACGTGCTCTCCGTCGGGATCGGATCAATTCCTTCAACCCGAGGAATCGAGATCGCCCACCCTGCCTGCTTGTCGATTAAGCCAATGCAGGACTTCACGAAACGCTTCGGCGAGCGTCTCGATCGGCTTCGATTCCAGAATCGCTCCGAACCAATCAAGGTCTCCATCATCGGGGGAGGGATGGCGGGATGCGAAATCGCTCTTTGCCTGCAGGCTCGGCTTTCGCAGACAGCTACAGAGATTCCTTTTGAGCTGAAACTCATCCACGACGCCGAGAACATCCTGCAATCGGAGCCATCCCGATTTCGTCGCCGCGTCAGCAAAGAATTGAAGTCGAGAAACATTCACCTGACGACCGGTCACCGCGTCCGGGAAATCTCGATTGGAGCACTGCATCTGGAAGACGGTTCGACGATCCCGAACGATCTTGCCATTCTCGCTTCCGGTGCTGCCCCTCCGCCACTCCTCAGTCAACTCGAACTTCCTCGAGACGACAACGGTTTTCTCCTCACCGATGATTCGCTGCAATCAACTTCTGGCGAGCCAGTATTCGCTGTCGGAGATTCCGGGTCGATTCAGCACAAATCAGTTCCGAAAGCTGGCGTTTATGCGGTCAGACAGGGTCCCATTTTGTGGGACAACCTCCAGCGATTGATGGATGGTAAGACGCCGAAGAAGTTCGAACCGCAAGAGAATTTCTTGAAGCTGATGAACTTCGGCAATAGATCAGCAGCGGGAGTGTGGCGAGGTTTTTCGTTCCAGGGTGCATGGGCGTTGCACTTGAAGAATTGGATCGACCGAAGCTTCGTTCAAAAGTATCAACCTTCGGACAAGAGTTAA
- a CDS encoding enolase C-terminal domain-like protein, with protein MSKSTDIRVVDAILTTEEFPFRTPLKFGGRVMDKHRVINVQVTVEDRAGNHAIGLGSMPIGNVWAWPSSVVTAEQAEAAMEAFATRVVRLTDSLDEFGHPIDLIYHVSAEYFHQAKVVAELHGLDEPVPDLAQLVAASPLDAALHDAFGKVHDRNSYNMLSKEFMSRDLSEYLDEQFKGEYLDRYTLREPKERLPLYHLVGALDPLTDADIEKRIDDGLPETLPEWIAADGLSHLKIKLNGDNLDWDVNRVLDVDRITSEAQAARGCNEWFYSVDFNEKCENVDYVLGFLNRVREAAPQAYDRIQYLEQPTNRNLADHPENKMHEAAKLKPVVIDESLVDYESLLLARDLGYSGVALKACKGHTEALFAAAAAQKFEMFLCVQDLTCPGYSFLHSASLAARFPTVAAIEGNSRQYCPSANHVWEHQYPSMFEITDGTVGTGVLSEVGLGM; from the coding sequence ATGAGCAAATCGACCGACATCCGTGTCGTTGACGCGATCCTCACCACAGAAGAATTTCCATTTCGGACGCCACTGAAATTCGGTGGGCGAGTCATGGACAAGCATCGCGTGATCAATGTCCAGGTCACCGTTGAGGACCGGGCGGGAAATCATGCAATCGGGCTGGGGAGCATGCCGATTGGAAACGTCTGGGCGTGGCCGTCCAGCGTGGTCACCGCGGAGCAGGCCGAAGCAGCGATGGAAGCCTTCGCAACGCGAGTCGTCCGGCTGACGGACTCACTCGACGAATTCGGCCATCCGATCGATCTGATCTATCACGTTTCGGCTGAATACTTTCATCAGGCAAAAGTTGTCGCCGAACTTCATGGGCTGGACGAACCTGTGCCTGATTTGGCGCAGCTGGTCGCAGCCAGTCCGCTCGATGCCGCTCTGCACGATGCGTTCGGAAAGGTCCATGATCGCAACTCGTACAACATGCTCTCGAAAGAGTTCATGAGTCGGGATCTTTCCGAGTACCTCGACGAACAATTTAAGGGCGAATATCTCGATCGCTATACGCTTCGGGAGCCGAAGGAACGGTTGCCGCTTTATCACCTTGTCGGTGCGCTCGATCCGTTGACCGATGCGGACATCGAGAAGCGAATCGACGATGGTTTGCCAGAAACACTTCCGGAATGGATCGCTGCCGATGGTCTGAGTCACCTGAAGATTAAATTGAACGGTGACAATCTAGATTGGGATGTGAATCGTGTTCTGGACGTCGATCGCATCACCTCCGAAGCTCAGGCTGCACGCGGTTGTAACGAGTGGTTTTACTCAGTCGACTTCAATGAGAAATGTGAAAACGTCGATTACGTCTTAGGATTCTTGAACCGAGTGCGCGAGGCGGCTCCGCAGGCGTACGATCGAATTCAATACCTGGAACAACCGACGAATCGGAACTTGGCGGACCATCCAGAAAACAAAATGCATGAAGCGGCGAAGCTCAAGCCGGTAGTCATCGATGAGTCGCTCGTCGACTATGAATCGCTTCTGCTCGCGAGAGATCTCGGATACAGCGGCGTTGCTCTCAAAGCTTGCAAAGGGCACACGGAAGCCTTGTTCGCAGCTGCGGCCGCTCAGAAGTTTGAGATGTTTCTGTGCGTTCAAGATCTTACCTGTCCCGGGTATTCGTTCCTGCACTCAGCAAGCCTGGCAGCCCGGTTCCCAACCGTGGCAGCCATCGAAGGCAACAGTCGCCAATATTGCCCAAGTGCGAATCATGTTTGGGAGCATCAATACCCGAGCATGTTCGAAATCACCGATGGAACCGTGGGGACTGGTGTCCTGAGCGAAGTCGGTTTGGGCATGTAA